In Desulfosalsimonas propionicica, the following are encoded in one genomic region:
- a CDS encoding PilC/PilY family type IV pilus protein produces the protein MGLLLFPNKKHTGIITASILFFVLTAIAPVVNADECVFDYLADIPLDTQEQAGPGLIMFLLDDSGSMDWSMMMTDDYADSSGLYHGYGYVFDDPGDIYSYSWPPLDVDRRMEWVTQWSETNKMYYNPGVTYEPWPRWHELSVTDTPAWTDPLPDTPAYDMDPDNPRSLPTSDDYTLNMNETYYDFGEGISTADILVAGGVIVDNSNETAGMVAVDDTEPGFSYTRESGWNNYDNEDFYNGNYQNINLNGGAVSATWQFDVEDSGEYEVVASFSINTNRTDSAEYTIDHSGGTTTVTRSQHGPGVTQQWESLGTYDFDAGSNAAQITLNCAGTTSNDYVAVDAIRLEPTFTVSDPNVLFAAGSGWSFAENGEQYGEDYLYTDDGSGNYTATWTANNLDSSESYTVYARWTGGGDSRLENVEYTVYDDGTEKASASVNQKENHGEWVQIASGIEFNGSGIVKIDQEADNSGMCADGVAFMPSSGPSPINLVRAHYYVQADDGTMYLVNLDGEIEYWRINDANDNMKVDSVYELEKASDPPSEIVTGRSYNEERVNFGNWYSFYRKRELTAKNAVANVIDDVQGVYIGILTIHKRLEQHALPIQVDLDGTLYEEAESLLGSLYTLDSSGGTPLRTGLKQLGEYFSGSGGGLRPSSISSMPAYVSGYMSEDSYPYFTEDKGGACQQAFSIAMTDGYWNGSNPSIGNEDGNDDTDFDGDPFGDSYYNTLADVAMKYYEDDLNPDLSDVVPTRNWDQAAHQHMITYSVSFGVTGTIDRSVYPECGRGGSCPYWPNPGDSEQNKIDDLYHAAVNGRGKYINASNPQELIDAMGEMMEDIESRLGSAASVATNSVQRTVGTTIYQGIYNTDNWHGDVMAKEVELESGSVGSTIWSASLELEEVSWDSREIITYDGTSGVPFRYGQSGVPYEENLVNYLRGDPSNNVSNGGTYRTRASKLGDVVHSSPEYYNGVVYVGANNGMLHVFDAETGEEKFAYIPKILIDKGSLPGLASTDYSHQFYVDGAPFVRKISDTTTLLVGGLRKGGKGYFGLNVSDSDAISEVSAADLVKWEYAADSNGDGVVDDSDLGYSYSSGYIVKTRAAGWVVIFGNGYGSENESAVLYILDVDDETGALLSVTKIDTGAVGCNGLSSPAITDVNSDGYADYVYAGDLKGNLWKFDLTDTNGDDLYEISDWKIAYGTETNPEPLIKVSNDSGGQPITVEPDVMRMGCEPGQEGYFVVFGTGQYIAMTDFENTDQQSFYGVWDWQDAWPEDEQASRYLGEFTATAANPVLSNAPDNADSLTLLEQTASAAGSDWRMFSDNSISYFTPTEGDIDSETDHAGWYFNLLDERARVIRDPSLRSGSARDSGIVNFISSIPSESPCDAGGYSWLYRVSACSGGRSNNPQFDTTGDNKVNKDDDAEKSGKSFDQMIYTPTSIGDMDYLTDSTGDIQEEASSERPEGMVYWRILQ, from the coding sequence ATGGGACTTTTACTGTTTCCAAATAAGAAACACACCGGCATCATCACGGCCTCGATATTGTTTTTTGTCCTTACAGCCATCGCGCCGGTGGTAAATGCGGATGAATGCGTGTTTGATTATTTGGCAGACATACCCCTTGACACTCAGGAGCAGGCAGGTCCGGGGCTTATCATGTTTCTGCTTGATGATTCAGGCTCCATGGACTGGTCCATGATGATGACCGATGATTACGCTGACAGCAGCGGGCTTTATCACGGATACGGGTACGTATTTGATGATCCTGGCGACATTTACTCATATTCCTGGCCTCCCCTGGATGTTGATCGTAGAATGGAATGGGTCACCCAGTGGTCTGAAACAAACAAGATGTATTATAACCCTGGTGTGACATACGAGCCCTGGCCCAGGTGGCACGAGTTATCTGTAACAGATACGCCTGCCTGGACTGATCCCCTGCCGGATACACCCGCTTATGACATGGACCCTGACAATCCGCGTTCTTTGCCCACCTCGGATGACTATACCCTGAATATGAATGAAACCTATTACGACTTCGGTGAAGGAATCAGTACAGCAGATATTCTTGTCGCCGGGGGAGTCATAGTTGACAACAGCAATGAAACTGCCGGCATGGTAGCCGTGGACGATACTGAGCCCGGGTTTTCCTATACCAGGGAATCCGGCTGGAATAACTATGATAATGAGGATTTTTATAACGGAAACTACCAGAATATCAATTTAAACGGAGGGGCGGTATCCGCCACCTGGCAGTTTGATGTGGAAGATTCCGGGGAATACGAAGTTGTTGCAAGCTTTTCCATAAATACCAATAGGACAGACAGTGCCGAATACACAATTGATCATTCCGGTGGAACTACAACGGTAACACGGAGTCAACACGGTCCCGGCGTTACGCAGCAATGGGAATCACTGGGAACATATGATTTTGACGCGGGCAGCAATGCAGCACAGATCACCCTGAATTGTGCAGGGACAACCAGCAACGATTACGTGGCAGTTGATGCAATCAGGCTGGAGCCCACGTTTACCGTCTCTGATCCGAATGTTTTGTTTGCAGCGGGCAGCGGATGGTCTTTTGCGGAAAACGGAGAACAGTACGGAGAGGATTACCTTTATACAGATGACGGCTCCGGGAATTACACGGCCACATGGACTGCGAATAACCTGGATTCGTCTGAAAGCTATACAGTATATGCCCGCTGGACGGGGGGAGGCGACTCCCGTCTTGAGAATGTAGAATATACGGTTTACGATGATGGCACTGAAAAGGCCAGTGCCTCGGTAAACCAGAAGGAAAACCACGGTGAATGGGTGCAGATTGCTTCGGGTATCGAGTTTAACGGCTCGGGAATTGTAAAAATCGACCAGGAAGCAGACAACAGCGGGATGTGTGCAGATGGGGTGGCGTTTATGCCTTCTTCCGGACCCTCGCCCATAAACCTTGTTAGGGCTCATTATTACGTTCAGGCAGATGACGGCACCATGTATCTTGTTAATCTGGACGGTGAAATCGAGTATTGGAGGATAAACGATGCAAACGACAATATGAAAGTTGATAGTGTCTATGAACTGGAAAAGGCGAGTGATCCGCCTTCTGAAATTGTCACCGGTCGCAGCTATAATGAGGAGCGGGTCAATTTTGGCAACTGGTATTCATTTTACCGAAAAAGGGAGTTGACAGCAAAAAATGCGGTTGCCAACGTAATAGATGATGTGCAGGGCGTCTATATCGGTATACTAACGATCCATAAACGGCTTGAACAGCATGCCCTTCCCATTCAGGTGGATCTCGATGGCACCCTGTATGAGGAAGCAGAAAGCCTTCTGGGATCTCTTTACACGCTGGATTCAAGCGGCGGTACTCCTCTGCGAACAGGTTTGAAACAGCTGGGAGAATATTTCAGCGGAAGCGGCGGGGGGCTCAGACCTTCGTCAATTTCTTCAATGCCGGCCTATGTAAGCGGTTACATGTCTGAAGACAGCTACCCGTATTTTACAGAGGACAAGGGCGGAGCATGCCAGCAGGCATTCAGCATTGCCATGACAGACGGGTACTGGAACGGAAGCAATCCGTCTATTGGAAATGAAGACGGAAATGACGACACTGATTTTGACGGGGATCCGTTCGGGGACTCATATTATAACACCCTTGCAGATGTTGCCATGAAATATTACGAAGACGATCTGAACCCAGACCTTTCCGATGTAGTACCCACGCGAAACTGGGATCAGGCCGCCCACCAGCATATGATTACCTATTCAGTGTCTTTTGGCGTAACCGGAACCATTGACCGCAGTGTATATCCTGAATGCGGGAGGGGGGGCTCCTGTCCTTACTGGCCAAATCCCGGAGATTCAGAGCAGAACAAGATCGATGATCTGTATCATGCAGCGGTAAACGGACGCGGAAAATACATTAACGCCAGTAATCCCCAGGAATTAATAGATGCCATGGGCGAGATGATGGAGGATATAGAGTCCAGGCTTGGATCGGCTGCTTCTGTTGCCACCAATTCTGTCCAGCGTACTGTTGGCACCACCATTTATCAGGGGATTTACAACACCGATAACTGGCACGGAGATGTCATGGCCAAAGAGGTAGAACTGGAAAGCGGGTCTGTCGGGTCCACAATCTGGAGTGCGAGTTTGGAGCTCGAAGAAGTATCATGGGACAGCCGGGAAATAATTACTTATGACGGTACCAGCGGAGTTCCGTTTCGATACGGACAATCCGGGGTTCCTTATGAAGAAAATCTTGTAAACTACCTGCGGGGAGATCCGTCAAATAATGTTTCAAACGGAGGTACATACAGAACCCGGGCCAGCAAGCTCGGTGACGTGGTGCATTCTTCCCCTGAGTATTATAATGGTGTTGTCTACGTTGGAGCCAACAACGGTATGCTCCATGTCTTTGACGCAGAAACCGGAGAAGAAAAGTTCGCTTACATCCCCAAGATTCTTATTGATAAGGGGAGTCTGCCTGGTCTGGCTTCAACAGATTACAGCCACCAGTTTTATGTGGACGGGGCTCCCTTTGTGCGAAAGATCAGCGATACCACAACTTTGCTTGTCGGCGGGCTTCGCAAGGGCGGCAAGGGCTATTTCGGTCTCAACGTGAGCGATTCGGATGCAATAAGTGAGGTCAGCGCAGCAGATCTTGTGAAATGGGAATATGCAGCTGACAGCAACGGAGATGGGGTTGTTGATGACAGCGACCTGGGCTATTCCTACAGCTCCGGTTATATTGTAAAAACCAGGGCAGCCGGATGGGTGGTGATATTCGGAAACGGCTACGGCAGTGAAAATGAAAGCGCAGTATTGTATATTCTGGATGTAGACGATGAAACCGGTGCACTATTGTCGGTTACAAAGATAGATACCGGTGCAGTCGGCTGCAACGGGCTGTCATCTCCGGCCATAACGGACGTGAATTCAGATGGGTATGCCGATTACGTGTATGCCGGCGATTTGAAAGGCAATCTCTGGAAATTTGATTTGACGGATACTAACGGAGACGATCTATACGAGATAAGTGACTGGAAGATCGCATACGGGACGGAAACGAATCCAGAACCCCTTATAAAGGTCAGCAATGACAGCGGAGGCCAGCCCATTACCGTGGAGCCGGACGTTATGCGGATGGGCTGCGAACCGGGGCAGGAAGGATATTTCGTGGTTTTTGGAACCGGACAGTATATTGCAATGACAGATTTTGAAAATACCGATCAACAAAGTTTTTACGGGGTTTGGGACTGGCAGGACGCCTGGCCTGAAGATGAACAGGCCTCCAGATATCTGGGAGAATTTACGGCAACAGCTGCTAATCCTGTCCTTTCAAACGCGCCTGACAACGCGGACAGTTTAACGCTGCTTGAGCAGACCGCAAGTGCTGCCGGAAGCGATTGGCGTATGTTTTCTGATAATTCAATTAGTTATTTTACTCCTACTGAAGGGGATATAGACAGTGAAACCGATCATGCCGGGTGGTATTTCAATCTGCTTGATGAGCGCGCCCGGGTTATACGGGATCCCTCGCTTCGTTCGGGCTCCGCACGGGATTCCGGGATTGTGAACTTTATTTCGTCTATTCCGTCAGAATCCCCATGCGATGCAGGCGGATATTCCTGGCTGTACAGGGTCAGCGCATGCAGCGGCGGCCGCTCAAACAACCCCCAGTTTGACACCACCGGGGATAATAAAGTCAATAAAGACGACGATGCAGAAAAAAGCGGCAAATCTTTTGACCAGATGATCTATACTCCCACTTCTATAGGGGATATGGATTATCTTACCGATTCCACAGGTGATATACAGGAAGAGGCATCTTCAGAGCGGCCGGAGGGAATGGTCTACTGGCGTATACTTCAATAA
- a CDS encoding DUF4124 domain-containing protein translates to MKIFVYIILVMPVLFLWSLPVEAEYYQYKDENGKLHYTDDISQIPEHSSETLKKFDSVSSRPESTRPESRKRNQSQNRHASGETWDGKLENTAKQLDSEREKLQQTYQELQNEKQELKQKSTDDMTKSERNAHARKIRELNSRIRRYNEQEKAFSEKIKRLNGRINDKEDNAGQR, encoded by the coding sequence ATGAAAATTTTCGTATATATTATTTTGGTTATGCCTGTTTTATTTTTATGGAGCCTCCCTGTTGAGGCAGAATATTATCAGTATAAAGATGAAAACGGAAAGTTGCATTACACGGATGATATTTCCCAGATACCGGAACACAGCAGCGAAACCCTGAAAAAATTTGATTCGGTTTCTTCACGCCCTGAGAGCACACGGCCGGAGAGCAGAAAAAGAAATCAGTCACAGAACAGACATGCCTCGGGGGAGACCTGGGACGGGAAATTAGAAAATACCGCGAAACAACTGGATAGCGAAAGAGAAAAATTACAGCAGACTTACCAAGAACTGCAAAATGAAAAACAGGAACTAAAGCAGAAATCAACTGATGACATGACCAAAAGTGAACGAAATGCCCATGCCCGGAAGATTCGTGAGCTCAATTCCAGGATAAGACGCTATAACGAGCAGGAAAAGGCGTTCAGCGAAAAAATCAAGCGCTTAAACGGCCGTATAAATGATAAAGAGGATAATGCCGGGCAGAGGTAG
- the rsmG gene encoding 16S rRNA (guanine(527)-N(7))-methyltransferase RsmG codes for MKEKQTNWHQWQDWVAQAGKGLGLVLDDYKIGNLERFAEELLEAGERLNLTSVEDPLEIAENLMLDSMVPAKFIASGARVLDLGTGAGIPGIPMKIAFPELDLTLIDSRRKRISFVGYAIRRLGLENICARHVRAEDLAGEDQKFDVVVSRAVTSLAELMNLAAPLLKPGGVLMAMKGRGYETELEDAGLGKQVGEGGRVRLEKYRLPGLGIDRVVVMVKADL; via the coding sequence ATGAAAGAAAAGCAGACCAACTGGCATCAGTGGCAGGACTGGGTGGCTCAGGCAGGAAAAGGGCTTGGACTCGTTCTGGATGATTATAAAATCGGGAATTTGGAACGATTTGCCGAAGAACTGCTTGAAGCCGGAGAGCGTTTGAATCTCACTAGTGTGGAGGATCCTCTGGAAATTGCCGAAAACCTGATGCTCGATTCCATGGTGCCGGCAAAATTTATTGCATCCGGGGCCAGGGTGCTGGACCTGGGAACCGGGGCGGGCATTCCCGGTATTCCCATGAAAATCGCGTTTCCGGAGCTGGATTTAACCCTGATTGACAGCCGGCGCAAACGGATCAGCTTTGTGGGGTATGCTATCCGGCGCCTGGGGCTTGAAAACATCTGCGCCCGGCATGTGCGGGCCGAGGATCTGGCAGGGGAAGATCAAAAGTTTGACGTGGTGGTCAGCCGGGCTGTGACTTCCCTGGCAGAGCTCATGAATCTGGCCGCGCCGCTGCTAAAACCCGGCGGCGTGCTCATGGCCATGAAGGGCAGGGGGTATGAGACTGAGCTGGAAGACGCCGGGCTTGGCAAGCAAGTAGGGGAAGGCGGCCGGGTGAGGCTGGAGAAATATCGGTTGCCTGGGCTGGGCATTGACCGGGTGGTGGTGATGGTCAAAGCTGATTTGTAA
- a CDS encoding TonB-dependent receptor plug domain-containing protein yields MKGKMVCLACILGMLWPLSGMAQETGGSSDLSAMRLEEVVVTGQRIEEPLQEVDASVTVLNEEDIQMSSATNLGDLLAEENIGHIYKTPGNQIAIGIRGFRGDSMGSDLDSKVLVLLNGRRSGTSNVATIMTENIERVEIIRGPASVQYGSTAIGGVINVITKQGKDNPAFFAKGTLGSFGYQESKAGFSGKSGNFDFSGAASISSMDDYDTAEDEKYKNTGYDEKKNISLNLGYEFLPENRIGLMYTSHEADKVGSPDMLSQNDPDDYVDNLNESIDLIYEGTARNGIFSWKTRYFTGDDEYNFYDIPTNTDNFERKTDFQGAQAQLTWDPGKYTITSGVDWINYETSQNAPQKTEFDNPAYFILGKARYFEDRLTITGGLRYDDYEVEVKKGEGGKEDEDNISPRVGLSWFFMDNLKVRANYGQGFRMPSARELAGDYDIEYYGFAYPYKGNPDLDPEKSHTYEAGLDWYYHAFDLSLTYFYTDFKDKIETKTDMQTFITTWENIGDATVAGFEGNFSYDLATLWDLAWKIRPYVNFTYLTEYEDDETGEDLPHVSNLLISYGISVSDNDGFSMRLNIAHTGDQDVEYPVPREKNKFSVANFTIEKRLADFNHAGNLSLRGEIDNLFNRDYSYTDGYPMPGRNFALSLKYTY; encoded by the coding sequence ATGAAAGGAAAGATGGTTTGCCTGGCATGTATTCTTGGCATGTTATGGCCCCTGTCAGGTATGGCACAAGAAACGGGTGGCAGCAGTGATCTCTCCGCGATGAGACTGGAAGAGGTTGTGGTTACAGGGCAACGCATTGAGGAACCTTTGCAGGAGGTCGATGCCAGTGTAACGGTTTTAAATGAAGAGGATATCCAAATGTCTTCAGCCACGAACCTGGGAGATTTACTGGCAGAAGAAAATATCGGACATATTTACAAGACACCCGGGAATCAAATTGCCATTGGAATTCGGGGGTTCCGGGGTGATTCAATGGGTAGTGACCTGGACAGCAAAGTATTGGTATTGTTAAACGGCCGCAGAAGCGGAACCTCCAACGTGGCTACAATCATGACAGAAAATATCGAGAGAGTGGAAATCATACGCGGCCCCGCATCTGTTCAATACGGCTCTACAGCCATCGGAGGTGTGATTAATGTGATCACAAAACAGGGAAAAGACAATCCGGCTTTTTTTGCAAAAGGCACGCTTGGCAGTTTTGGCTATCAGGAAAGCAAGGCTGGTTTCTCCGGAAAAAGTGGAAATTTTGACTTTTCCGGTGCCGCAAGCATTAGCAGCATGGATGATTATGATACTGCAGAAGATGAAAAATACAAAAACACCGGCTATGATGAAAAGAAAAATATCAGCTTAAACCTTGGCTATGAGTTTTTGCCTGAAAACCGGATAGGCCTTATGTATACAAGCCATGAGGCAGACAAAGTCGGCAGTCCAGATATGTTAAGTCAAAATGATCCGGATGACTACGTGGACAATCTGAATGAGTCTATCGACTTAATATACGAGGGGACCGCAAGGAATGGAATCTTTTCCTGGAAAACACGGTATTTCACAGGTGATGATGAATATAATTTTTATGATATTCCGACCAATACTGATAATTTTGAAAGAAAGACTGATTTTCAGGGCGCCCAAGCTCAGCTTACCTGGGATCCAGGAAAATATACCATAACATCCGGTGTTGATTGGATCAATTATGAAACCAGTCAGAACGCCCCCCAAAAAACTGAGTTTGACAATCCGGCATATTTTATCCTTGGCAAAGCGAGGTATTTTGAAGACCGCCTCACCATAACCGGAGGACTCCGCTACGATGATTACGAAGTTGAAGTGAAAAAAGGGGAGGGCGGAAAAGAGGATGAAGACAATATAAGTCCCAGGGTTGGGCTATCCTGGTTTTTTATGGACAACCTTAAGGTTCGTGCCAATTACGGACAAGGGTTCAGAATGCCTTCTGCAAGAGAGCTGGCAGGCGATTATGATATTGAGTACTATGGGTTTGCATATCCTTATAAAGGAAACCCGGACCTGGATCCGGAAAAAAGCCATACATACGAGGCCGGGTTGGACTGGTATTATCATGCCTTTGATCTTTCTCTGACATATTTTTACACTGATTTTAAAGATAAGATTGAAACAAAAACGGATATGCAAACATTCATTACCACTTGGGAAAATATTGGAGATGCTACTGTTGCTGGATTTGAAGGCAATTTTTCTTATGATCTGGCTACACTATGGGATTTGGCCTGGAAAATCCGACCATATGTTAATTTTACTTACCTAACAGAATATGAGGATGATGAAACTGGTGAAGATCTCCCTCATGTATCAAACCTGCTTATTTCATACGGTATTTCTGTTTCTGACAATGACGGTTTTTCCATGCGGTTAAACATTGCCCACACCGGTGATCAGGATGTTGAATATCCGGTCCCTCGTGAAAAAAACAAGTTTAGTGTTGCCAATTTTACCATTGAAAAACGGTTGGCTGACTTTAATCACGCCGGAAACCTTTCCTTGAGGGGTGAAATAGACAACCTTTTTAACAGGGACTATTCCTATACTGATGGCTATCCAATGCCAGGACGCAATTTTGCATTAAGTCTTAAATACACTTACTAA
- a CDS encoding addiction module protein, which translates to MMGLNHDSVTDKALSLPADARLKLVDKLLASLNPPVEEEVEHLWALEAEKRVSQLENGKTKLISGNEVFARIREKYGK; encoded by the coding sequence ATGATGGGATTAAACCATGACAGCGTGACCGACAAGGCATTGTCTCTTCCTGCAGATGCCCGTTTAAAGCTTGTGGATAAACTTTTGGCCAGTCTCAATCCTCCGGTTGAAGAGGAGGTTGAGCATCTATGGGCATTGGAGGCAGAAAAAAGGGTTTCTCAGCTTGAAAATGGGAAGACAAAACTGATTTCCGGAAACGAGGTCTTTGCCAGAATCCGGGAAAAATATGGGAAATGA
- a CDS encoding type II toxin-antitoxin system RelE/ParE family toxin — protein sequence MKYHFHEAAALEFENAVEYYEECSNGLGLEFAAEVNAAIERIALYPESWTRVSENTRRCLVNRFPFGIIYKIEKEILYIIAVADLRRRPEYWISRK from the coding sequence ATGAAATACCATTTTCATGAAGCTGCTGCACTGGAATTTGAAAATGCCGTGGAATATTATGAGGAGTGCAGCAATGGTCTCGGACTTGAATTTGCAGCTGAGGTCAATGCCGCAATTGAAAGAATAGCCCTTTATCCCGAGTCGTGGACTCGTGTTTCGGAAAACACCCGCCGTTGCCTTGTAAACCGCTTCCCTTTCGGAATCATTTATAAAATTGAAAAAGAAATCCTTTATATCATCGCTGTTGCGGATCTTCGAAGAAGGCCGGAATATTGGATAAGCAGAAAGTAG
- the xerD gene encoding site-specific tyrosine recombinase XerD — protein sequence MNEISMHMDQYLNYLVVEKGLADATVESYGSDLARFQRFLTGSRIGHTHEVDAAAILKYLLRLRDDGLGIRSRARHLVTLRGFFRFLVREKHLSKDPSRLIDLPKFGLKLPDVLSITEITTLLETPDTTRHKGMRDAAMLELLYAAGLRVSELIHIKLQEMNLDAGFVRVTGKGSKERLVPVGGHAQSRVDQYIRMARPAMLKKQTSPWLFFGRAGRPMTRQGFWKLVRKYALAAGCDKKISPHTFRHSFATHLLEGGADLRAVQMMLGHTDISTTQIYTHVTRDQIKAMHEKYHPRG from the coding sequence ATGAACGAAATTTCCATGCACATGGACCAGTACTTGAACTACCTGGTGGTGGAAAAGGGCCTTGCCGATGCCACGGTTGAATCCTACGGCTCAGACCTTGCCCGGTTTCAGCGATTCCTGACCGGCAGCCGAATCGGCCACACCCATGAGGTGGATGCCGCAGCCATTTTAAAATACCTGCTGCGGCTGCGCGACGACGGCCTGGGCATCCGCTCCAGAGCCCGGCATTTGGTGACCCTGCGGGGTTTTTTTCGTTTCCTGGTCCGGGAAAAGCACCTCTCAAAAGACCCGTCCCGGCTCATTGACCTGCCCAAATTCGGCCTGAAACTGCCTGACGTGCTTTCAATCACCGAAATCACCACCCTCCTGGAAACCCCGGACACCACAAGACACAAGGGCATGCGGGATGCGGCCATGCTGGAGCTGCTGTATGCCGCAGGCCTCCGGGTCAGCGAACTGATCCACATCAAACTCCAGGAGATGAACCTGGATGCCGGGTTTGTACGCGTAACAGGAAAGGGATCAAAGGAACGGCTGGTGCCGGTGGGCGGCCATGCCCAAAGCCGCGTGGATCAATACATCCGCATGGCCAGGCCGGCAATGCTGAAAAAACAGACAAGCCCATGGCTTTTTTTCGGCCGGGCGGGCCGGCCCATGACCCGCCAGGGGTTCTGGAAACTGGTGAGAAAATACGCCCTTGCCGCTGGATGCGACAAAAAAATCAGCCCCCACACCTTCCGCCACTCCTTTGCCACCCACCTGCTGGAAGGCGGCGCAGATCTGCGCGCCGTTCAGATGATGCTGGGCCACACAGACATCTCCACCACCCAGATCTACACCCACGTCACCCGCGACCAGATTAAAGCCATGCATGAAAAATATCATCCAAGGGGATAG
- a CDS encoding M24 family metallopeptidase translates to MLSQIRHRIHNIRQTFEKASIDTLLVSIAENRMYLSGFTGQDTGFDESAGVLLISGDHLVLATDSRYEIQAQQEAEDFEVICYKKGLAKELPAILEKLGTSRLGFERRRMSVSQYDMIREQLTSVELVPVDNLCENLRECKEEVEIEAIRKSLHLAESAFSDFLENLESGMNEARAAWEIERRMREAGARSVSFPVIAAFSANAALPHAIPSERLMENSQPLLFDWGAVLNGYCSDISRTIVLGRADETFKKVFTAVYDAQQKAIEAVRPGAWTKDIDAAARNHLHEKGLDEYFGHGLGHGVGLAIHEAPSLSPVAERNVELKENMVFTIEPGVYLPDWGGVRLENMVVVRANGAEVLNSLDVKLF, encoded by the coding sequence ATGCTATCCCAAATCCGGCACCGGATCCATAACATCCGGCAAACATTTGAAAAAGCCAGTATCGATACCCTGCTTGTCTCCATTGCCGAAAACCGCATGTATTTAAGCGGCTTTACCGGCCAGGACACCGGGTTTGACGAATCCGCCGGGGTTTTGCTCATCTCCGGCGACCACTTGGTGCTGGCCACGGATTCCAGATACGAAATCCAGGCCCAACAGGAAGCCGAAGACTTTGAAGTGATCTGCTACAAAAAGGGCCTGGCAAAGGAGCTGCCAGCCATCCTTGAAAAACTGGGCACATCGCGTCTGGGATTTGAGCGCCGCCGAATGAGTGTTAGCCAGTACGACATGATCCGCGAGCAGCTCACATCAGTGGAACTGGTGCCAGTGGACAACCTTTGTGAAAACCTGCGCGAGTGCAAGGAGGAAGTCGAAATCGAGGCTATCCGCAAATCCCTGCACCTGGCGGAATCCGCATTTTCCGACTTTCTGGAAAACCTGGAATCCGGCATGAACGAGGCTCGGGCCGCCTGGGAGATCGAGCGCCGCATGCGGGAAGCCGGCGCCCGGTCAGTGTCCTTTCCTGTGATTGCCGCATTTTCAGCCAATGCCGCCCTGCCCCATGCCATCCCTTCAGAACGGCTCATGGAAAACAGCCAGCCTCTTTTGTTTGACTGGGGCGCGGTTTTAAACGGCTATTGCAGCGATATTTCCCGGACCATTGTCCTGGGAAGAGCGGATGAAACTTTTAAAAAAGTGTTTACCGCAGTTTATGACGCCCAGCAAAAAGCCATCGAAGCCGTCCGCCCCGGGGCCTGGACAAAAGATATTGATGCCGCAGCCAGAAATCACCTGCACGAAAAAGGCCTGGACGAATATTTCGGCCACGGCCTGGGCCACGGCGTGGGCCTGGCCATCCACGAGGCCCCGTCGCTGAGCCCGGTGGCGGAAAGAAACGTAGAGCTCAAGGAAAACATGGTCTTTACAATTGAGCCCGGGGTTTATCTGCCCGACTGGGGCGGGGTGCGCCTGGAAAACATGGTGGTTGTGCGCGCCAACGGCGCAGAAGTATTAAACAGCCTGGATGTGAAACTTTTCTGA